One stretch of Actinacidiphila sp. DG2A-62 DNA includes these proteins:
- a CDS encoding sigma-70 family RNA polymerase sigma factor, translating into MDRGLDAVTTRTRPPLGGAEIIAGRLRNERDALLRYVVKLLAPDMRHVEDVVQETLLRAWLHADRLEWQERPIRPWLFRTARNLAVDTWRKDRAIPVGGAGDVRDDGPHGEDVEQRVVDRRWLLPALHRLPRAQHEILVYVYMLDLGGEQVAAALRIPRGTVKSRTYHAVRSLRRELGSPYEDEPYEDDRPSPERPYEDEPFEDDDPYEERPYGRGGRAAA; encoded by the coding sequence ATGGATCGGGGTCTTGACGCCGTGACGACGCGGACTCGGCCGCCCTTGGGCGGAGCTGAGATCATTGCCGGCAGGTTGCGCAACGAGCGGGACGCACTGCTCAGATATGTGGTGAAACTGCTGGCGCCGGACATGAGACACGTCGAGGACGTCGTCCAGGAGACGCTGCTGCGGGCCTGGCTGCACGCCGACCGGCTGGAGTGGCAGGAGCGGCCGATCCGCCCCTGGCTGTTCCGCACCGCCCGCAACCTCGCGGTCGACACCTGGCGCAAGGACCGCGCGATCCCGGTCGGCGGGGCCGGCGACGTACGCGACGACGGCCCGCACGGCGAGGACGTCGAGCAGCGCGTGGTCGACCGGCGCTGGCTGCTGCCGGCCCTGCACCGGCTGCCGCGGGCCCAGCACGAGATCCTGGTGTACGTCTACATGCTCGACCTCGGCGGCGAGCAGGTCGCCGCGGCGCTGCGCATCCCGCGCGGCACGGTCAAGTCGCGGACGTACCACGCGGTCCGCTCGCTCCGCCGCGAACTGGGCTCGCCGTACGAGGACGAGCCGTACGAGGACGACCGGCCGTCGCCCGAACGCCCCTACGAGGACGAGCCGTTCGAGGACGACGACCCGTACGAGGAGCGCCCCTACGGCCGCGGCGGGCGGGCGGCCGCATGA
- a CDS encoding ABC-F family ATP-binding cassette domain-containing protein — MPLAALLAHDIVRAAGGRRVLDGLSLTAAPGRRVGLIGENGAGKSTLLRVLAGVDAPDAGSVSRPADLGFLRQEMPFEAGATIASVLDEALREAREDLAELERLGAALARVPEDDPEHRALLDAYGSRLDRARDRGVWDADRRAALVLDGLGLGALHHGRALGSLSGGQRSRLALAALLVRRPGALLLDEPTNHLDDDAAAFVEEQLRGLPGAVVVASHDRAFLDAVCTDLIDLDPAAAGPVRYGGGYSAYVREKRAARERWERQYAEEQEELAALRRSAQISAHRLAPDRERRDNEKMGYGHRGGRVQQQISRRVRNATRRLEELERGRVAEPPRPLRFAAGELAAPAAASSQPLVSLRGVRVPGRLALGGLEVSATDRLLVTGGNGAGKSTLLAVLAGRLSAEGEVRRRHGLTVGLLAQDTVFDRPDRTVRDTYLRSLGPERAEEVPLASLGLLHEADLGRPVGQLSVGQRRRLALALVVARPPQLLLLDEPTNHLSPTLCDELEAALGTGPGAIVLASHDRWLRRRWQGRGLRLEPERTPGGGAKGR; from the coding sequence ATGCCCCTAGCCGCCCTGCTCGCCCACGACATCGTCCGCGCCGCGGGAGGCCGGCGCGTCCTCGACGGCCTCTCGCTGACCGCCGCGCCGGGCCGCCGCGTCGGCCTGATCGGGGAGAACGGCGCCGGCAAGTCCACCCTGCTGCGGGTGCTCGCCGGCGTCGACGCACCCGACGCGGGAAGCGTCTCGCGCCCCGCCGATCTCGGCTTCCTCCGTCAGGAGATGCCCTTCGAGGCAGGCGCGACGATCGCCTCGGTGCTCGACGAGGCGCTCCGCGAGGCCCGCGAGGACCTCGCGGAACTCGAACGGCTCGGCGCCGCGCTCGCCCGCGTCCCCGAGGACGACCCCGAGCATCGCGCACTCCTCGACGCCTACGGCAGCCGACTCGACCGGGCCCGGGACCGGGGGGTCTGGGACGCCGACCGGCGCGCGGCCCTGGTCCTGGACGGCCTGGGACTGGGCGCGCTGCACCACGGCCGCGCTCTGGGATCACTGTCCGGCGGGCAGCGCAGCCGGCTGGCCCTGGCCGCACTCCTGGTGCGCAGGCCCGGCGCGCTCCTGCTGGACGAGCCGACCAACCACCTCGACGACGACGCGGCGGCCTTCGTGGAGGAGCAGCTGCGCGGCCTGCCCGGGGCCGTCGTGGTCGCCAGCCACGACCGGGCGTTCCTGGACGCCGTGTGCACCGACCTGATCGACCTCGACCCGGCGGCGGCCGGCCCCGTCCGCTACGGCGGCGGCTACAGCGCTTACGTCCGGGAGAAGCGCGCCGCACGGGAGCGCTGGGAGCGGCAGTACGCAGAGGAACAGGAGGAACTGGCCGCCCTGCGCCGCTCCGCGCAGATCAGCGCGCACCGCCTCGCCCCCGACCGGGAGCGGCGCGACAACGAGAAGATGGGCTACGGCCACCGCGGCGGGCGGGTCCAGCAGCAGATCTCGCGGAGGGTGCGCAACGCGACCAGACGCCTGGAGGAGCTGGAGCGCGGCCGGGTCGCCGAGCCGCCGCGGCCGCTGCGGTTCGCCGCGGGAGAGCTGGCCGCGCCGGCGGCGGCGTCCTCGCAGCCGCTGGTGTCCCTGCGAGGGGTGCGGGTGCCAGGCCGTCTCGCGCTCGGCGGTCTCGAGGTGTCGGCCACCGACCGGCTGTTGGTCACCGGCGGCAACGGGGCCGGCAAGTCGACGCTGCTGGCCGTGCTCGCCGGGCGGCTGTCCGCCGAGGGCGAGGTGCGCAGGCGGCACGGGCTGACTGTCGGGCTGCTCGCCCAGGACACCGTGTTCGACCGGCCGGACCGCACCGTCCGCGACACCTACCTGCGGTCCCTGGGCCCGGAGCGCGCGGAAGAGGTGCCGCTGGCCTCGCTCGGCCTGCTGCACGAGGCCGATCTGGGCCGACCCGTCGGACAGCTGTCCGTGGGACAGCGCCGGCGGCTCGCGCTGGCCCTCGTGGTCGCGCGCCCGCCGCAGCTCCTGCTGCTCGACGAACCCACCAACCACCTGTCGCCGACGCTGTGCGACGAGCTGGAGGCCGCCCTCGGTACCGGCCCCGGCGCGATCGTCCTGGCCAGCCACGACCGGTGGCTGCGCCGCCGCTGGCAGGGCCGCGGGCTCCGGCTGGAGCCCGAGCGCACGCCCGGAGGAGGCGCAAAGGGCCGCTGA
- a CDS encoding ABC transporter ATP-binding protein, translated as MDTLLAVRARGITKCFGDVVALDGIDLDVARGRVHGLVGPNGAGKTTLLGILLGLAAADSGELDVLGVTAGRALAAPAGVAGFVDGPGLYPTLTARQNLSALAALRGLDARTPGIDASLREVGLTEVADDRVRGFSLGMRQRLGLAAALLTGPQLLVLDEPANGLDPAGKKHVHGVLTRLAAEGTAVVLSSHRMDDLEALCSEVTILSTGRVVFSGPLGELAAENRELDYRLLTSDPRAAREAAAGAAGVRVVTGAVEWRGAEALVVRALVPALDALVADLVRDGVAVRELAPVVSPLEAAFLRLTDTDADAGTSGAEAGTGARAADADTDARTGAAAEPPAEPPRPAAAAQPKETAR; from the coding sequence ATGGACACTCTGCTCGCCGTCCGGGCTCGGGGGATCACCAAGTGCTTCGGTGACGTCGTCGCGCTCGACGGCATCGATCTCGACGTGGCCCGAGGGCGCGTCCACGGGCTCGTCGGGCCGAACGGCGCCGGCAAGACCACTTTGCTGGGCATCCTGCTGGGTCTGGCCGCGGCCGACAGCGGCGAACTCGACGTCCTGGGCGTCACGGCGGGCCGGGCGCTCGCCGCGCCGGCCGGGGTGGCGGGGTTCGTCGACGGTCCCGGACTCTACCCCACGCTGACGGCACGTCAGAATCTCTCCGCGCTCGCGGCGCTGCGCGGCCTGGACGCGCGGACGCCGGGCATCGACGCGAGCCTGCGCGAGGTGGGTCTGACCGAGGTGGCCGACGACCGGGTCCGCGGCTTCTCCCTCGGCATGCGCCAACGCCTCGGTCTGGCCGCCGCGTTGCTCACCGGGCCGCAACTGCTGGTGCTGGACGAGCCGGCGAACGGCCTGGACCCGGCGGGCAAGAAGCACGTGCACGGGGTGCTCACCCGGCTCGCCGCGGAGGGCACGGCGGTGGTGCTGTCCAGCCACCGGATGGACGACCTGGAGGCGCTGTGCTCCGAGGTCACCATCCTGTCCACCGGGCGCGTGGTCTTCTCCGGCCCGCTGGGCGAACTGGCCGCCGAGAACCGCGAGCTGGACTACCGGCTGCTCACCTCCGACCCGCGGGCCGCGCGCGAGGCGGCGGCCGGCGCGGCCGGGGTGCGCGTGGTGACCGGCGCGGTGGAGTGGCGCGGCGCGGAGGCGCTGGTGGTGCGCGCGCTGGTGCCGGCGCTGGACGCGCTGGTCGCCGACCTGGTGCGCGACGGCGTCGCGGTGCGTGAACTGGCGCCCGTGGTCTCGCCGTTGGAGGCGGCCTTCCTCCGCCTGACCGACACGGACGCCGACGCCGGGACCTCGGGCGCCGAGGCCGGGACCGGTGCGCGCGCCGCCGACGCGGACACCGATGCCCGCACCGGCGCCGCGGCCGAACCGCCCGCCGAGCCCCCGCGCCCCGCGGCCGCGGCGCAGCCGAAGGAGACCGCCCGATGA
- a CDS encoding ABC transporter permease — translation MTATATATARPDAGAATAAAVRPVSVLRGYRFEVVKLVSQWRVRLLVLACWLAPGLFVAAVGQQSTLPTDTLFGRWMHATGWAGPLVVLGFSGTWALPLLTSVVAGDVFAAEDRLGTWRHLLVAVRSPRRIFAAKALASLTVIVLMLAGLALSGVAGGLLAEGNHALVGLDGRLLPPSHAAGAVFLAWACVIAPTLALAAIGLLGSVALGRSPMGLLLPALVALAMQLAQMLPLPVAVRVSLPGYAFIAWNGLFTGPRQTTPLLIGIVVALVWAVVATTLAYLLFLRRDFTNTAHDASGRRAIGAGLVPLAALLGVTVAVVGVSTSSSGTGITQAKVQRSVSVAFAHLYRMQTRELHRPAVTEAQLRTSAACSKGDVRDDAHGAGNDWRCVVSWHVPGVSITGTAIYQLDVTADGRYVADGDGPKEVNGYFLLHTDQGDAPNPLWQFDGNVDLLSTTPKG, via the coding sequence ATGACCGCCACCGCCACCGCGACCGCGCGCCCGGACGCCGGAGCCGCCACCGCCGCCGCCGTCCGCCCGGTCTCGGTGCTCCGCGGCTACCGCTTCGAGGTCGTCAAGCTGGTCTCGCAGTGGCGCGTCCGGCTGCTGGTGCTGGCCTGCTGGCTCGCGCCGGGGCTGTTCGTCGCGGCGGTGGGCCAGCAGAGCACGCTGCCCACCGACACCCTGTTCGGCCGCTGGATGCACGCGACCGGCTGGGCCGGCCCGCTGGTGGTGCTCGGCTTCTCCGGGACCTGGGCGCTGCCGCTGCTGACCTCGGTGGTGGCCGGCGACGTGTTCGCCGCCGAGGACCGGCTCGGCACCTGGCGCCATCTGCTGGTGGCGGTCCGCTCGCCGCGCCGGATCTTCGCCGCCAAGGCGCTGGCCAGCCTCACCGTGATCGTGCTGATGCTGGCCGGGCTGGCGCTGTCCGGTGTGGCCGGCGGCCTGCTGGCGGAGGGCAATCACGCGCTGGTGGGCCTCGACGGCCGACTGCTGCCGCCCTCGCACGCCGCCGGCGCGGTCTTCCTGGCCTGGGCCTGTGTGATCGCCCCGACGCTGGCGCTGGCCGCGATCGGCCTGCTCGGCTCGGTGGCGCTCGGCCGGTCGCCGATGGGGCTGCTGCTGCCCGCGCTGGTGGCGCTGGCGATGCAGCTCGCCCAGATGCTGCCGCTGCCGGTGGCGGTGCGGGTCTCGCTGCCCGGCTACGCCTTCATCGCCTGGAACGGCCTGTTCACCGGCCCGCGGCAGACGACGCCGCTGCTGATCGGCATCGTGGTCGCGCTGGTGTGGGCGGTGGTGGCCACCACGCTGGCGTATCTGCTGTTCCTGCGGCGGGACTTCACCAACACCGCGCACGACGCCTCGGGCCGCCGCGCGATCGGCGCGGGCCTGGTGCCGCTGGCCGCGCTGCTCGGCGTGACCGTCGCCGTGGTCGGCGTGTCGACCTCGTCGTCGGGCACCGGGATCACCCAGGCGAAGGTGCAGCGCTCGGTGTCGGTGGCCTTCGCCCACCTGTACCGGATGCAGACCCGCGAGCTGCACCGCCCCGCCGTCACCGAGGCGCAGCTGCGCACCTCGGCCGCGTGCAGCAAGGGCGATGTGCGGGACGACGCCCACGGCGCGGGCAACGACTGGCGCTGCGTCGTGTCCTGGCACGTGCCGGGCGTGTCGATCACCGGGACGGCGATCTACCAACTGGATGTCACCGCGGACGGGAGGTACGTCGCCGACGGCGACGGCCCGAAGGAAGTGAACGGCTACTTCCTGCTGCACACCGATCAGGGTGATGCGCCCAACCCGCTGTGGCAGTTCGACGGCAACGTCGATCTGCTCTCCACCACCCCGAAGGGATAA
- a CDS encoding alkaline phosphatase family protein yields the protein MQVTRQRRTTEREFTLLGRRVGRRTTLVTACIAVALGVTGTAVASTTQFGTQQVGQVTPQGQVVSDDQYINPYGDRTVINDGKIMSSAVSPDGSTLAAAVTDGDAALVLMDLKTGQVKQRVGTNAADTLKIKSASIGQEGPTYSPDGKQLWLGQSDGYTKFTVAADGTLSNPVAVSIPADGGKQALVGGAVFSADGSTVYAAVNGQNRVVAIDAATGAIEQSWATGIAPRGLALVGGKLYVSNEGGRQAKPGETTINSYGTDVQADPKTGASTTGTVSVIDVANPAAAVGTIGVGLHPTAVYAKNGTVFVTNTADNSVSVISTARGKVVQTISTQPWPEASVGYEPDAVTLTDDGRLLVTLGRANAVAVYRYSGAQQPVSYVGLLPTDYFPAEITTVGKQVVVSNTRGVDARRPDASGHATHDTTSSLTQFTLPSDKVVRSYTAKVFAQNGWTEGDVKLAKGHKAKAVPVPARIGDPSTIKHVFLLVKENRTYDQVFGDIPQGDGDPALTQFGENVTPNQHALAEQFGLYDNFYDVGTNSAEGHNWLMQSDNPEYTESSAGEYTRSYDTENDVLGHQKSGFIWTGAQAAGKSVKDFGEFQSIESKPAGATWQNLYCDAKTMDATGAPTQYPIATGSAIPSLNDVSVQGFPQFDLNVPDVYKYQVWKQDFEKNGPANLNMFWFSNDHTGGPANAAAQVADNDLAVGKVVDEISHSKYWKDSAIFVVEDDSQAGLDHIDGHRAPVQVISPYAQHGAVDNRYYSQITMVRTIEQILGIHPMNQKDSAATPMYGAFTKRPDYTPFTAVPNRTSLTLGLSTLPPCGADTPAPQDPTAAPAPTRVFVPAAEKQVAAQWQTWKSHQRLTGNKAVPDFANPEQMNRYTWYETHNWTTPYPGDHKIYAPNDVPGAYVPSADADDQ from the coding sequence ATGCAGGTAACACGGCAGCGTCGGACGACCGAGAGGGAGTTCACCCTTCTCGGCCGGCGCGTCGGCCGCCGGACGACGCTGGTGACGGCGTGCATCGCCGTCGCCCTGGGCGTCACCGGGACGGCTGTCGCCTCGACGACGCAGTTCGGCACCCAGCAGGTCGGCCAGGTCACCCCACAAGGCCAGGTTGTCTCCGACGATCAGTACATCAACCCGTACGGCGACCGCACCGTGATCAACGACGGCAAGATCATGTCGTCCGCGGTGAGCCCGGACGGGAGCACGCTCGCGGCGGCCGTCACCGACGGCGACGCGGCGCTGGTGCTGATGGACCTCAAGACCGGGCAGGTCAAGCAGCGGGTCGGCACGAACGCCGCCGACACCCTGAAGATCAAGAGCGCGTCGATCGGCCAGGAGGGGCCGACGTACTCGCCCGACGGCAAGCAGCTGTGGCTCGGCCAGAGCGACGGCTACACCAAGTTCACGGTGGCCGCGGACGGCACCCTGTCCAACCCGGTCGCGGTCTCGATCCCGGCCGACGGCGGCAAGCAGGCGCTGGTGGGCGGGGCGGTGTTCTCCGCCGACGGCTCCACCGTCTACGCGGCGGTCAACGGCCAGAACCGGGTGGTCGCCATCGACGCGGCCACCGGTGCGATCGAGCAGAGCTGGGCGACCGGCATCGCGCCGCGCGGCCTGGCCCTGGTCGGCGGCAAGCTCTACGTCAGCAACGAGGGCGGACGCCAGGCGAAGCCCGGCGAGACCACCATCAACTCCTACGGCACCGACGTGCAGGCCGACCCGAAGACCGGCGCCTCGACCACCGGCACGGTCAGCGTGATCGACGTGGCGAACCCCGCCGCGGCGGTCGGCACCATCGGCGTCGGACTGCACCCGACCGCGGTGTACGCAAAAAACGGCACGGTGTTCGTCACCAACACCGCCGACAACAGCGTGTCGGTCATCAGCACCGCCCGCGGCAAGGTCGTGCAGACCATCTCCACCCAGCCGTGGCCCGAGGCCTCGGTCGGCTACGAGCCCGACGCGGTGACGCTCACCGACGACGGCCGGCTGCTGGTGACGCTCGGCCGCGCCAACGCGGTCGCGGTGTACCGGTACAGCGGCGCCCAGCAGCCGGTCTCCTACGTGGGCCTGCTGCCGACGGACTACTTCCCCGCGGAGATCACCACCGTGGGCAAGCAGGTCGTCGTCTCCAACACCCGCGGCGTGGACGCCCGCCGCCCGGACGCCTCCGGGCACGCCACCCACGACACCACCTCCAGCCTGACGCAGTTCACGCTGCCCAGCGACAAGGTGGTCAGGTCGTACACCGCGAAGGTCTTCGCGCAGAACGGCTGGACCGAGGGCGACGTCAAGCTGGCCAAGGGCCACAAGGCCAAGGCGGTGCCGGTCCCGGCCAGGATCGGCGACCCGTCGACGATCAAGCACGTGTTCCTGCTGGTCAAGGAGAACCGGACCTACGACCAGGTCTTCGGCGACATCCCGCAGGGCGACGGCGACCCGGCGCTGACCCAGTTCGGCGAGAACGTCACGCCCAACCAGCACGCGCTGGCCGAGCAGTTCGGGCTGTACGACAACTTCTACGACGTCGGCACGAACTCCGCCGAGGGCCACAACTGGCTGATGCAGTCGGACAACCCGGAGTACACCGAGTCCTCGGCGGGCGAGTACACCCGCAGCTACGACACCGAGAACGACGTGCTGGGCCACCAGAAGTCCGGCTTCATCTGGACCGGTGCGCAGGCGGCGGGCAAGTCGGTGAAGGACTTCGGCGAGTTCCAGTCGATCGAGAGCAAGCCGGCCGGCGCGACGTGGCAGAACCTGTACTGCGACGCCAAGACCATGGACGCCACCGGCGCGCCGACGCAGTACCCGATCGCGACGGGTTCGGCGATCCCGTCGCTCAACGACGTGTCGGTGCAGGGCTTCCCGCAGTTCGACCTGAACGTCCCGGACGTCTACAAGTACCAGGTGTGGAAGCAGGACTTCGAGAAGAACGGTCCGGCGAACCTGAACATGTTCTGGTTCTCCAACGACCACACCGGCGGTCCGGCGAACGCCGCCGCACAGGTCGCGGACAACGACCTCGCGGTCGGCAAGGTGGTCGACGAGATCTCGCACAGCAAGTACTGGAAGGACTCGGCGATCTTCGTCGTCGAGGACGACTCGCAGGCCGGCCTGGACCACATCGACGGCCACCGCGCGCCGGTCCAGGTGATCAGCCCGTACGCCCAGCACGGCGCCGTGGACAACCGGTACTACTCGCAGATCACCATGGTCCGCACCATCGAGCAGATCCTCGGCATCCACCCGATGAACCAGAAGGACAGCGCGGCCACGCCGATGTACGGCGCGTTCACCAAGCGCCCGGACTACACGCCGTTCACCGCGGTGCCCAACCGCACCTCGCTGACGCTGGGCCTGTCCACGCTGCCGCCGTGCGGCGCCGACACCCCGGCGCCGCAGGACCCGACGGCGGCGCCCGCGCCGACCAGGGTCTTCGTGCCGGCCGCGGAGAAGCAGGTCGCCGCGCAGTGGCAGACCTGGAAGTCCCACCAGCGGCTGACCGGGAACAAGGCGGTGCCCGACTTCGCCAACCCCGAGCAGATGAACCGCTACACCTGGTACGAGACGCACAACTGGACCACGCCGTACCCGGGTGACCACAAGATCTACGCGCCGAACGACGTGCCCGGCGCGTACGTGCCGTCGGCCGACGCGGACGACCAGTAG
- a CDS encoding RICIN domain-containing protein yields the protein MPQVPHAPQPPGRPRRRRRTAALAAALLLPACAGLALATARDAGAATVPTAPTTVVGAGSGKCVDARAAATGNGTAVQQYTCNGSSAQSWQFTATDSGYYRIGLAAAPDQVWDETDVSTADGAPTQLWLYGGGANQQWLPVAESSGAFHFVNRNSGKCLDVPGASTADSVQLQQYTCNGTAAQSFGLGTGGTPPTNPPGTPDFGPNVTVFDPSMSASAIQSKITSVYNAQAGNEFGTQRNALLFTPGTYNVDIPVGYYTQVAGLGLSPDQVSITGGGVHVAGHTSDGNATQNFWRDVENMSLSPSSGSTMWAVSQADPFRRMDVHGGMLLYDNTHGTSGNWSSGGYIGDSRVTGQISSGTQQQFLTKNSSMGSWNGSNWNMVFVGDTGAPGTTFPNPPDTAVAQSPVSKEKPFLYVDSAGDWQVFAPALRTGVQGPDWVNGTAPGTSVPIDRFYIAKPGDTAATMNAALAAGKNLLVTPGVYHLSAPLDVTRPDTIVLGMGLATLVPDNGVTAITTADVDGIDIAGLLISANTTNSATLMQIGPSGSTASHAADPTVLQDVFFRVGGDIAGKATTTLVINSADVVGDDLWLWRGDHSNGVGWSTNPAAQGLVVNGANATLYGLAVEHYEKYQTTWNANGGRVYFYQSETPYDVPDQASWTTSGGDLGYASYKVANSVTRHEAWGVGVYAYLRDHPDLVLGHAIETPTTAGVKFHDMVTTVLGGAGTINHIVDGSGAAVTASHTHETLTSYP from the coding sequence GTGCCCCAGGTACCCCACGCTCCCCAACCCCCCGGCCGTCCGCGGCGCCGCAGGAGAACCGCCGCGCTGGCCGCGGCGCTCCTGCTGCCGGCCTGCGCGGGCCTCGCCCTGGCCACCGCCCGGGACGCCGGAGCCGCCACGGTCCCCACCGCCCCGACCACGGTCGTCGGCGCCGGCAGCGGCAAGTGCGTCGACGCCCGCGCCGCCGCCACCGGCAACGGCACCGCCGTGCAGCAGTACACGTGCAACGGCAGCTCCGCGCAGTCCTGGCAGTTCACCGCCACCGACAGCGGCTACTACCGGATCGGCCTCGCCGCGGCGCCCGACCAGGTCTGGGACGAGACCGACGTGTCCACCGCCGACGGCGCGCCCACCCAGCTGTGGCTGTACGGCGGCGGCGCCAACCAGCAGTGGCTGCCGGTCGCCGAGTCCTCCGGCGCCTTCCACTTCGTCAACCGCAACAGCGGCAAGTGCCTGGACGTGCCGGGCGCCTCCACCGCCGACAGCGTCCAGCTCCAGCAGTACACGTGCAACGGCACCGCCGCGCAGTCCTTCGGCCTCGGCACCGGCGGCACCCCGCCCACCAACCCGCCCGGCACCCCGGACTTCGGCCCCAACGTCACCGTCTTCGACCCGTCGATGTCGGCCTCCGCCATCCAGTCGAAGATCACCTCGGTCTACAACGCCCAGGCCGGCAACGAGTTCGGCACCCAGCGCAACGCGCTGCTGTTCACCCCCGGCACCTACAACGTGGACATCCCGGTCGGCTACTACACCCAGGTCGCGGGACTCGGCCTGTCACCCGACCAGGTGTCCATCACCGGCGGCGGCGTCCACGTCGCCGGGCACACCAGCGACGGCAACGCCACCCAGAACTTCTGGCGCGACGTGGAGAACATGTCGCTCAGTCCCAGCTCCGGCAGCACCATGTGGGCGGTCTCCCAGGCCGACCCGTTCCGCCGGATGGACGTGCACGGCGGCATGCTGCTGTACGACAACACGCACGGCACCTCCGGCAACTGGTCGAGCGGCGGCTACATCGGCGACTCCCGCGTCACCGGCCAGATCAGCTCCGGCACCCAGCAGCAGTTCCTCACCAAGAACTCCTCGATGGGCAGCTGGAACGGCTCCAACTGGAACATGGTCTTCGTCGGCGACACCGGCGCCCCCGGCACCACCTTCCCCAACCCGCCGGACACCGCCGTCGCGCAGAGCCCGGTCTCCAAGGAGAAGCCGTTCCTGTACGTCGACTCCGCGGGCGACTGGCAGGTCTTCGCCCCCGCGCTGCGCACCGGCGTCCAGGGCCCGGACTGGGTGAACGGCACCGCGCCCGGCACCTCCGTCCCGATCGACCGGTTCTACATCGCCAAGCCCGGCGACACCGCGGCGACCATGAACGCGGCGCTGGCCGCGGGCAAGAACCTCCTGGTCACGCCCGGCGTCTACCACCTGTCCGCCCCGCTGGACGTGACCCGGCCCGACACCATCGTGCTGGGCATGGGGCTGGCCACGCTGGTCCCGGACAACGGCGTCACCGCGATCACCACCGCCGACGTCGACGGCATCGACATCGCGGGCCTGCTGATCAGCGCCAACACCACCAACTCCGCGACCCTGATGCAGATCGGCCCCAGCGGCTCCACGGCGAGCCACGCCGCCGACCCGACGGTGCTGCAGGACGTCTTCTTCCGCGTCGGCGGCGACATCGCGGGCAAGGCCACCACCACCCTGGTGATCAACAGCGCCGACGTGGTCGGCGACGACCTGTGGCTGTGGCGCGGCGACCACTCCAACGGCGTCGGCTGGAGCACCAACCCGGCCGCACAGGGCCTGGTCGTCAACGGCGCGAACGCCACGCTCTACGGCCTCGCGGTCGAGCACTACGAGAAGTACCAGACCACCTGGAACGCCAACGGCGGCCGGGTGTACTTCTACCAGAGCGAGACCCCCTACGACGTCCCGGACCAGGCAAGCTGGACCACCAGCGGCGGCGACCTGGGCTACGCGTCGTACAAGGTCGCCAACTCGGTGACCAGGCACGAGGCGTGGGGCGTCGGCGTCTACGCCTACCTCAGAGACCACCCCGACCTGGTCCTCGGCCACGCCATCGAGACGCCCACCACGGCCGGCGTGAAGTTCCACGACATGGTCACCACGGTGCTCGGCGGCGCCGGCACCATCAACCACATCGTGGACGGCAGCGGCGCGGCGGTCACCGCGAGCCACACGCACGAGACGCTGACCTCGTACCCGTAG